The proteins below are encoded in one region of Paenibacillus sp. YYML68:
- the rplW gene encoding 50S ribosomal protein L23 translates to MKNPRDIIKRPIITERTSEMMADKKYVFEVDIRSNKTEVKQAIEQIFKVKVTNVNTLRMPAKPKRYGRYFGYTSEWKKAIVTLSAESKDLEFFESV, encoded by the coding sequence ATGAAAAACCCTCGCGATATTATTAAGCGCCCGATTATCACGGAACGTACAAGCGAAATGATGGCGGATAAGAAATATGTTTTCGAGGTCGACATTCGTTCGAACAAGACAGAAGTGAAGCAGGCGATCGAGCAGATCTTCAAAGTGAAGGTTACGAATGTTAACACTTTGAGAATGCCAGCGAAGCCAAAGCGTTATGGCCGTTACTTCGGATACACTTCCGAGTGGAAGAAAGCGATCGTAACACTCAGCGCCGAAAGCAAAGATCTCGAGTTCTTCGAGTCCGTATAA
- the rplB gene encoding 50S ribosomal protein L2, with the protein MPIKKYKPTSPARRAMSVSTFEEITTSTPEKSLLAPLSKKAGRNNQGKITVRHQGGGHKRKYRIIDFKRNKDGIPGRVATIEYDPNRSANIALIHYVDGEKRYIIAPKGLKVDDKIVSGPDADIKIGNALPLENIPVGTVIHNIELKPGKGGQLVRAAGTEAQLLGKEEQYVTVRLSSGEMRKILKVCRATIGSVGNEDYELVKIGKAGRSRWLGQRPEVRGSVMNPNDHPHGGGEGRSPIGRKSPMSPWGKPTLGYKTRKKNKQSNQYIVRRRTK; encoded by the coding sequence GTGCCAATTAAAAAGTACAAACCAACATCCCCGGCAAGACGTGCGATGTCGGTATCGACTTTCGAGGAGATCACAACATCCACACCGGAGAAATCGCTTTTGGCTCCACTGAGCAAAAAAGCAGGACGCAACAATCAAGGTAAAATTACGGTTCGTCATCAAGGCGGCGGACATAAGCGTAAGTACCGTATTATCGACTTCAAGCGTAACAAAGATGGAATACCAGGACGCGTTGCTACAATCGAGTACGATCCAAACCGTTCTGCGAACATCGCTTTGATTCACTACGTGGATGGCGAGAAGCGCTACATCATAGCTCCTAAAGGTCTAAAGGTTGACGACAAAATCGTTTCCGGACCTGATGCAGATATCAAGATCGGAAATGCACTTCCACTTGAGAACATTCCAGTAGGTACTGTTATCCACAACATCGAGCTTAAGCCAGGCAAAGGTGGCCAGCTGGTTCGTGCAGCAGGTACTGAAGCACAGCTTCTCGGTAAGGAAGAACAGTACGTAACTGTACGTTTATCCTCCGGTGAGATGAGAAAGATCCTTAAGGTTTGCCGCGCGACGATCGGTTCCGTAGGTAACGAGGATTATGAGCTAGTAAAGATCGGTAAAGCTGGACGTTCCCGTTGGCTCGGTCAAAGACCAGAAGTTCGCGGTTCCGTCATGAACCCTAACGATCACCCACACGGTGGTGGTGAAGGCCGCTCGCCAATCGGACGCAAGTCGCCTATGTCTCCTTGGGGCAAGCCGACACTTGGTTACAAGACGCGTAAGAAGAACAAGCAATCCAATCAGTACATTGTACGTCGCCGTACGAAGTAA
- the rpsS gene encoding 30S ribosomal protein S19: MGRSLKKGPFIDGYLLKKVEVMNEASKKQVIKTWSRRSTIFPQFIGHTFAVYDGRKHVPVYVTEDMVGHKLGEFAPTRTYKGHDDDKKTGKR, translated from the coding sequence ATGGGTCGCAGTTTGAAAAAAGGACCGTTTATTGACGGCTACCTGTTGAAGAAAGTCGAAGTTATGAACGAGGCAAGCAAAAAGCAAGTGATCAAAACTTGGTCGCGCCGCTCCACGATTTTCCCTCAGTTTATCGGGCACACTTTTGCTGTATACGATGGCAGAAAGCATGTTCCGGTATACGTAACAGAGGATATGGTTGGACATAAGCTTGGCGAGTTCGCTCCAACCCGTACTTACAAAGGTCACGACGACGATAAGAAGACGGGCAAGCGCTAA
- the rplV gene encoding 50S ribosomal protein L22: protein MQESKAVLRYVRIAPRKAQLVVDLIRGKQVGEAIAILRHTPKAASPIVEKLLNSAIANAEHNYSMDPNNLVISQVFVDQGPTLKRFRPRAMGRASRINKRTSHITVVVSEK from the coding sequence ATGCAAGAATCAAAAGCTGTATTGAGATATGTTCGCATTGCACCGCGTAAAGCACAACTCGTTGTTGATCTGATCCGCGGCAAGCAAGTAGGCGAAGCGATCGCGATTCTGCGTCACACTCCGAAGGCGGCATCGCCAATCGTCGAGAAGCTGCTGAACTCGGCTATCGCGAATGCGGAGCATAACTACTCCATGGATCCAAACAACCTGGTGATTTCTCAGGTGTTTGTTGACCAAGGACCGACTTTGAAGAGATTCCGTCCTCGTGCGATGGGTCGTGCGAGCCGTATCAATAAGCGTACCAGCCACATTACTGTAGTGGTATCTGAGAAATAA
- the rpsC gene encoding 30S ribosomal protein S3, whose protein sequence is MGQKVNPVGLRIGIIRDWESKWYAGKDFGDLLMEDVKIREYLKQKLKESAVSRIEIERAANRVNVTIHTAKPGMVIGKGGSEVEVIRGYLTKLTNGKKVHINISEVKNPDMDAILVAESIAQQLERRVSFRRALKQAIQRTMRSGAKGIKTSVSGRLGGAEIARTEGYSEGTVPLHTLRADIDYGTAEAHTTYGRIGVKVWIYRGEVLPTAKKKAAAEGGN, encoded by the coding sequence GTGGGTCAAAAAGTAAACCCGGTAGGACTTAGAATTGGTATTATTCGCGATTGGGAGTCCAAATGGTACGCTGGTAAAGATTTCGGCGACCTTCTGATGGAAGATGTAAAAATCCGCGAATACTTGAAGCAAAAGTTGAAGGAATCCGCAGTATCCCGCATTGAAATCGAGCGTGCGGCTAACCGCGTGAACGTTACGATTCATACAGCAAAGCCAGGTATGGTTATCGGTAAGGGCGGCTCCGAGGTTGAAGTGATCCGTGGCTACCTGACGAAGCTGACGAACGGTAAGAAAGTACACATCAACATCAGCGAAGTAAAGAATCCAGATATGGATGCTATTCTTGTTGCTGAAAGCATTGCACAACAGCTGGAGCGTCGCGTATCGTTCCGTCGTGCATTGAAGCAAGCGATTCAAAGAACTATGCGTTCCGGCGCTAAAGGTATTAAAACATCGGTAAGCGGTCGTTTGGGCGGAGCGGAAATTGCAAGAACTGAAGGCTACAGCGAGGGCACAGTACCTCTTCATACATTGCGTGCGGATATCGACTACGGTACAGCTGAGGCTCATACCACTTACGGTCGTATCGGTGTAAAAGTATGGATCTATCGTGGCGAAGTTCTTCCAACGGCTAAGAAAAAGGCTGCTGCGGAAGGAGGCAACTAA
- the rplP gene encoding 50S ribosomal protein L16, with protein MLVPKRVKHRKEHRGNMRGRAKGGQEVHFGEFGLQALEPAWVTNRQIEAARIAMTRYIKRGGKVWIKIFPSKPITQKPLEVRMGSGKGNVEKWVAVVKPGKVLFELAGVSEEIAREAMRLASHKLPIKTKFVKREELGGEVNES; from the coding sequence GTGTTAGTTCCTAAACGTGTAAAGCACCGTAAAGAGCACCGCGGCAATATGCGCGGTCGCGCTAAGGGCGGTCAAGAGGTGCACTTCGGTGAGTTTGGCCTGCAGGCTCTCGAGCCAGCTTGGGTAACCAACCGTCAAATCGAAGCTGCCCGTATTGCAATGACTCGTTACATCAAGCGTGGTGGTAAAGTTTGGATTAAGATTTTCCCTTCCAAGCCAATCACTCAGAAGCCGCTTGAAGTTCGGATGGGTAGCGGTAAAGGTAACGTAGAGAAGTGGGTAGCTGTCGTGAAGCCAGGTAAAGTTCTGTTCGAGCTTGCTGGTGTCAGCGAAGAAATCGCCCGTGAAGCTATGCGTCTCGCCTCCCACAAGCTGCCGATCAAGACGAAGTTTGTGAAAAGAGAAGAACTGGGTGGTGAAGTAAATGAAAGCTAG
- the rpmC gene encoding 50S ribosomal protein L29: MKASEFRNLTTAELEQKIAGFKEQLFNLRFQLATGQLDNPVQIQKVRKDIARAKTILRERELGITS, from the coding sequence ATGAAAGCTAGTGAATTTCGCAACCTAACCACTGCTGAGCTCGAACAAAAGATTGCCGGATTTAAAGAGCAGCTCTTTAACCTCCGTTTTCAACTGGCTACAGGTCAACTGGATAATCCCGTACAGATTCAAAAAGTACGCAAAGATATTGCTCGTGCAAAAACAATTTTGCGTGAAAGAGAATTGGGAATCACTAGTTAA
- the rpsQ gene encoding 30S ribosomal protein S17: protein MAERNDRKTQVGKVVSDKMDKTIVVAVETYKKHDLYHKRIKYTKKFKAHDENNEAKIGDVVEVMETRPLSKDKRWRLVKVVEKAVII from the coding sequence ATGGCTGAGCGTAACGATCGTAAGACGCAAGTGGGTAAGGTCGTTAGCGACAAGATGGATAAGACCATTGTTGTTGCTGTTGAGACTTACAAGAAGCATGACTTGTACCACAAGCGTATTAAATACACGAAGAAATTCAAGGCGCATGATGAGAACAACGAAGCCAAAATCGGCGATGTTGTAGAGGTCATGGAAACACGTCCGCTCTCGAAGGATAAGCGCTGGAGACTCGTTAAGGTAGTCGAAAAAGCGGTTATCATCTAA